The following proteins come from a genomic window of Scomber japonicus isolate fScoJap1 chromosome 4, fScoJap1.pri, whole genome shotgun sequence:
- the snphb gene encoding syntaphilin has product MSSTGVGPQCFIKSRVNAAVYQEVLEHFMVPSADNLYGDADFIFPAGFGTCPHCQKYQYWFNEHGITVLDWPANSPDLHPIENLWDIVKRKMRDTRHNNADELKATIRATWAVITPQQCHRLIASMPRHIDAVINVKGAPTKFNPLKALQPKRRLQQILASSPVPVPKPESGSGTAASAATAPVAIPVPAPPAFDYCRFIELDYVPMETGYMVSMRPTKGYTSTKSPTKGYASTKRTPAAPSNRDPYGNTSLSSSSNSGSCKGSDCSPTKGRHQKYTSCTDNHGIRPPPPEQYLTPLQQKEVCIRHLRARLKETITTLQDRDTEIDELRGQLYRMQEDWVEEECHRVEAQLALKDARQEIQQLKQAVDTVRARLSEAGGLSGDIGVQKYFQDINTQNHKLENLLLSMEIAQAGLAKEGEGIPGCRIRVGGSAPASVSGESPGAIPKPAVGGRGSCSCDGSPARSLTRSSTYTKLSDQALADRNGNGPDFPCLSGDGTQDSGFGCGGESSVPSRADLLLEAAFLSEETASLLNSYAQMPHSSTYEKLCTGERMAPFRCGLGGVSCMSHPCLSHHHLYLHPLRETGIQTESCPIPAAGYPSDLDTIAEQRTFRSQACSPTSTWMSDEGEEELDSITTTTSVTTATVMSTATEPIPVSKTPLVPPLPRSATVACSMESPLCEKGGKTLENLNLEDRHQEVDRLAGSTQTDTAELSPSHPRPSPGIEQPHTSQPKRSTSHEEIAGEDNRPRKSTSHEEIAGVIVVEVHDSEDDDEDETKEQGATGGDTTEQEDSTSGQVQKSYWSRHFLVDLLAVAIPMVPTVAWLCRGPVRGRQPIYHIGSLLRGCCTVALHSLRRGGGLRHYPAGGGDMGGSQI; this is encoded by the exons ATGTCATCTACTGGTGTTGGTCCACAGTGTTTTATCAAGTCCAGAGTCAACGCAGCTGTCTACCAGGAGGTTTTAGAACACTTCATGGTTCCTTCTGCTGACAACCTTTATGGGGATGCAGATTTCATTTTTCCAGCAGGATTTGGCACCTGCCCACACTGCCAAAAGTACCAATACTGGTTTAATGAACATGGAATTACTGTGCTTGATTGGCCAGCAAACTCGCCTGACCTGCACCCCATAGAAAATCTATGGGATATTGtcaagaggaagatgagagacaCAAGACACAACAATGCAGATGAGCTGAAGGCCACTATCAGAGCAACTTGGGCTGTCATAACACCTCAGCAGTGCCACAGGCTGATAGCCTCCATGCCACGCCACATTGATGCAGTTATTAATGTGAAAGGAGCCCCAACCAA ATTCAACCCTCTGAAGGCGCTGCAGCCCAAACGCCGATTGCAGCAAATATTGGCGTCCTCGCCCGTCCCGGTGCCCAAGCCGGAGTCAGGGTCGGGGACTGCTGCATCAGCAGCCACAGCGCCAGTGGCCATTCCTGTGCCTGCGCCCCCTGC TTTTGACTACTGCAGGTTCATAGAGCTAGACTACGTTCCCATGGAGACAGGCTATATGGTTTCAATGCGCCCGACTAAAGGCTATACATCGACCAAGTCGCCAACTAAAGGATACGCTTCCACCAA GCGGACTCCAGCCGCGCCCAGTAATAGAGATCCCTATGGCAACACctccctcagcagcagcagcaactcaGGTTCTTGTAAAGGCAGCGACTGCAGCCCCACCAAAGG ACGTCACCAGAAGTACACATCATGTACAGACAACCATGGTATCCGGCCGCCTCCGCCAGAGCAGTACCTCACACCCCTTCAGCAGAAGGAGGTGTGTATCCGACACCTGCGGGCCAGGCTAAAGGAAACCATCACCACTCTTCAAGACAG GGACACAGAGATAGATGAGCTGAGAGGGCAGCTTTACAGAATGCAGGAGGACTGGGTTGAGGAGGAGTGTCACCGTGTGGAGGCTCAGTTGGCCCTAAAAGATGCACGTCAGGAGATCCAGCAGCTCAAACAGGCTGTCGACACTGTTCGGGCCAGGCTCAGTGAAGCTGGGGGGCTCAGTGGGGACATAGGGGTCCAGAAGTACTTCCAGGACATCAACACTCAGAACCACAAGCTTGAGAACCTTTTGCTCAGCATGGAGATAGCCCAAGCTGGATTAGCTAAGGAGGGGGAAGGCATACCAGGCTGTCGGATCCGTGTCGGAGGTTCAGCACCGGCATCTGTATCAGGGGAAAGTCCAGGAGCAATACCCAAACCAGCAGTAGGTGGGAGGGGGTCTTGCTCTTGTGATGGTTCCCCAGCTCGTTCTCTTACCCGGAGCTCCACCTACACCAAGCTGAGCGATCAGGCGCTGGCAGACCGGAACGGCAATGGGCCAGACTTTCCATGTCTTTCAGGTGATGGTACCCAGGACAGTGGCTTTGGATGCGGTGGGGAGAGCAGCGTCCCCAGTCGGGCTGACTTACTGCTGGAGGCTGCCTTCCTCTCTGAGGAAACAGCATCTTTACTCAACTCCTACGCACAG ATGCCACACTCTTCCACCTATGAGAAGCTTTGCACAGGGGAACGGATGGCACCATTTCGTTGCGGCCTGGGCGGAGTGAGCTGTATGAGTCACCCTTGCCTGTCCCACCATCATCTGTACCTGCATCCTCTGCGGGAGACAGGCATTCAGACTGAAAGCTGTCCCATCCCTGCAGCAGGATACCCTTCGGACCTAGACACCATCGCAGAGCAACGCACTTTTCGCTCCCAAGCCTGCAGCCCCACCTCCACCTGGATGTCtgatgagggggaggaggagctAGACTCCATCACTACCACCACTTCAGTAACCACAGCGACGGTCATGAGCACAGCCACAGAACCGATCCCAGTCTCCAAAACGCCATTGGTTCCTCCCTTACCACGGTCTGCCACTGTGGCGTGTTCGATGGAGAGTCCTCTGt GCGAGAAGGGTGGAAAAACACTGGAAAACCTCAACCTGGAAGACAGGCACCAAGAAGTTGATCGATTAGCAGGatcaacacagacagacacagcagAGCTGAGTCCAAGTCACCCAAGACCATCACCAGGCATAGAACAGCCTCATACCTCCCAGCCAAAAAGATCCACTTCCCATGAGGAGATAGCAGGAGAAGATAACCGACCAAGAAAATCTACTTCTCATGAGGAGATAGCCGGTGTCATTGTGGTGGAGGTGCATGATAGCGAGGATGATGACGAAGATGAAACTAAAGAGCAAGGTGCCACAGGGGGCGATACAACAGAGCAGGAAGACTCCACCTCTGGGCAAGTTCAGAAGAGCTACTGGAGTCGTCACTTCCTGGTCGATCTGCTGGCGGTGGCCATCCCTATGGTGCCAACTGTGGCGTGGCTCTGTCGTGGTCCAGTCAGAGGTAGACAGCCCATATATCATATAGGGTCGTTGCTGAGGGGCTGTTGCACTGTGGCACTGCACTCGCTGCGCAGGGGAGGTGGATTGAGGCATTACCCCGCAGGCGGGGGAGACATGGGTGGATCACAGATATAA